A stretch of the Pedosphaera parvula Ellin514 genome encodes the following:
- a CDS encoding lamin tail domain-containing protein has protein sequence MGNNFLGTGFQKWLRGVAVCLGLGLCAGQAFQITSTDFAGGGHFRMEHEANTNSYYILYRGTTLTNIDTPVSMALGVGVTGQLVDTNVNLMLSNEMAFYRVLEVPLTDPMDMDGDLIDDAYELMHAPCLNPLDPTDALADCSGSGHTNLQVYLSQFNGLLINEVDYDSVGTDTGEFVEIYNGSTNTISMTGLALVFINGANNLEYRRVKLTGALTPGQYLVVADNAVTVAAGAAVIRFAGVQDNIQNGAPDGIALFHVISHTVLDSLAYEGGMTAALIDGAPGTYNFVDGTALSASVADSNTVAGSLARLPNGGDLHNDSVDWQFSSTPTPGAANVP, from the coding sequence ATGGGAAATAACTTTTTGGGGACGGGATTCCAGAAGTGGTTGCGAGGGGTTGCAGTGTGTCTTGGGCTGGGTCTCTGTGCGGGACAAGCGTTTCAAATTACCTCCACAGATTTTGCCGGAGGAGGACATTTCCGGATGGAACACGAGGCAAATACGAATTCGTATTACATTCTCTATCGCGGGACCACGCTGACTAACATTGATACCCCGGTGAGCATGGCGTTGGGCGTGGGGGTGACAGGGCAACTGGTTGATACGAATGTCAATTTGATGCTGTCAAATGAGATGGCATTTTATCGAGTCCTGGAGGTGCCGCTCACCGATCCAATGGATATGGATGGCGATCTGATTGATGATGCGTATGAGCTCATGCATGCGCCGTGCCTTAATCCGCTGGATCCGACGGATGCGCTGGCGGATTGTAGCGGCAGCGGCCATACCAACCTGCAGGTTTATCTTTCGCAGTTTAATGGCTTGCTGATCAATGAAGTTGATTACGACTCGGTGGGAACTGATACCGGCGAGTTTGTGGAGATCTACAATGGTTCCACCAACACGATTTCGATGACCGGGCTGGCGTTGGTTTTCATTAATGGCGCGAATAATCTCGAGTATCGACGGGTCAAGCTTACCGGAGCGTTAACACCGGGACAGTATCTGGTGGTGGCGGACAATGCCGTGACCGTGGCTGCGGGAGCGGCAGTGATCCGGTTTGCCGGCGTTCAGGATAATATCCAGAATGGTGCGCCGGATGGCATCGCTCTCTTTCATGTGATATCGCACACGGTTTTGGATTCGCTGGCGTATGAGGGCGGGATGACTGCGGCGTTGATCGATGGTGCGCCCGGAACTTACAACTTTGTGGATGGAACAGCTTTATCCGCTTCGGTCGCGGATTCCAATACCGTGGCCGGCTCACTGGCTCGTTTACCCAATGGCGGCGACCTGCATAATGATAGTGTGGATTGGCAGTTTTCAAGCACGCCTACTCCCGGTGCGGCCAATGTGCCGTGA
- a CDS encoding Ig-like domain-containing protein, producing the protein MKSNLVLLTGLMFGICFSAPAQTRLKISAIKPGTERVQLISNGDFQFQGPLVNTNYPSPIGWSRSGDIFATAGSNTVPVNGNVVAKAQVDGGAPVSGYNQLVTLEPATAYVFSAYLWNLGNAANHVNTVIDFNDAPSEPQVILSYSDSEADKGYFVYNSFNTSTTGTNIVVRAFYDGLVGTGTAPGYFPVAAQWDNLAITRATDFIAPQASNSTATLRPLVTITSPTNGALLYFNNQNPTLTITASATDLDGTITNVQFFVGPTKIGERSSNPWSVTWSNPVSGTCVLTVLATDNSGATTLSAPVSVSSSVSTSASFSLSISPAGTNVLLSWPSNAAPMIVQASSNLSTPILWRNVTNATVVTNNPNTWILPANNTRQFFQLVSEVDPTTMYHKLLMGYQGWFACPNDGSAPNRWVHWFRNNNPAATNATFDLWPDTSELDPDELFATSLTYSNGSPAKLYSAFNQKTVMRHFKWMQDNHLDGVFLQRFTGELSDPAFFALRNQVTANVRAGAEAHGRVFAIMYDISGQPTNTLVSQLTNDWTYLVNNLHITDSPFYLKHNGKPVIAIWGFGFSGRDDTPQQGQQAINFFKSAGCTVMGGLPTYWRTLNNDTQTNAAWSPVFRSFDIISPWSVGRYGDNSGADNFRLNQIVPDLAAATSAGREYMPVIFPGFSWTNLNSGPFNQIPRNGGTFYWRQAYNAVRSGCTMIYGAMFDEVDEGTAMFKIAPTPAQLPAQGTFVPLNIDGTNLPSDWYLKLANEAGKMLRGETPIQSTMPISPQ; encoded by the coding sequence ATGAAATCTAATCTGGTGCTTTTAACGGGGCTGATGTTCGGAATCTGTTTTTCTGCCCCCGCTCAAACCCGGCTAAAAATCTCCGCTATCAAGCCGGGAACGGAACGTGTGCAGTTAATCTCCAACGGCGACTTTCAGTTCCAGGGCCCGCTGGTGAACACGAATTATCCCTCGCCAATCGGCTGGAGTCGGAGCGGCGATATTTTTGCCACCGCCGGATCAAACACTGTGCCCGTCAACGGCAACGTCGTGGCCAAGGCACAGGTGGATGGCGGCGCTCCTGTCAGCGGCTACAATCAGTTGGTCACCCTGGAACCCGCCACGGCCTACGTCTTCAGCGCGTATTTATGGAATCTGGGCAACGCAGCCAACCATGTAAATACCGTCATTGACTTCAACGACGCGCCCAGTGAACCGCAGGTCATTCTCTCCTACTCCGATTCCGAGGCGGACAAGGGTTACTTCGTTTACAACAGCTTCAACACGTCGACCACCGGCACAAACATTGTGGTACGCGCATTTTACGACGGCCTGGTCGGCACAGGAACCGCGCCGGGATATTTCCCCGTCGCTGCACAATGGGATAACCTCGCCATTACCAGAGCCACAGATTTCATCGCGCCCCAGGCCAGCAACTCCACCGCCACGCTCCGTCCCCTCGTTACCATTACCAGCCCCACCAATGGTGCGTTGCTTTATTTCAACAATCAAAATCCCACCCTCACCATTACTGCCAGCGCCACGGATTTGGACGGCACGATCACCAATGTTCAATTCTTCGTCGGCCCCACCAAAATCGGCGAGCGCAGCAGCAACCCTTGGAGTGTCACGTGGAGCAATCCTGTTTCCGGCACTTGTGTACTGACCGTTCTTGCCACCGACAACTCCGGCGCAACCACGCTCTCTGCTCCCGTTTCCGTTTCCTCTTCAGTTTCCACGTCTGCCTCATTCTCGTTGAGCATTAGCCCGGCAGGCACCAACGTGTTGCTCTCCTGGCCGTCCAATGCCGCGCCCATGATCGTCCAGGCCTCTTCCAACCTTTCCACGCCTATCCTTTGGCGGAACGTGACCAATGCCACCGTGGTCACCAATAATCCGAACACATGGATCCTGCCGGCAAACAACACCCGGCAATTCTTCCAACTCGTTTCTGAAGTGGACCCCACCACCATGTACCACAAACTGCTCATGGGTTATCAAGGCTGGTTCGCCTGTCCCAACGATGGCTCGGCCCCCAATCGCTGGGTCCATTGGTTTCGCAACAACAACCCCGCCGCGACCAATGCCACCTTCGACCTGTGGCCCGATACTTCCGAACTGGACCCGGACGAGCTCTTCGCCACGAGCCTGACCTATTCCAACGGTTCGCCCGCAAAACTTTATTCCGCCTTCAATCAGAAAACCGTGATGCGGCATTTCAAATGGATGCAGGACAATCATCTCGACGGTGTTTTTCTCCAACGTTTCACCGGGGAACTTTCCGATCCCGCGTTCTTTGCCTTGCGCAATCAGGTGACGGCCAATGTCCGCGCCGGCGCTGAAGCCCACGGACGCGTCTTTGCCATCATGTATGACATTTCGGGGCAGCCCACCAATACGCTCGTCAGCCAGTTGACTAATGACTGGACTTATCTGGTCAATAACCTGCATATCACCGACAGCCCGTTTTATCTCAAGCACAACGGCAAGCCCGTAATCGCCATTTGGGGATTCGGTTTTTCCGGTCGTGACGACACGCCGCAACAGGGCCAGCAAGCCATCAACTTTTTCAAATCCGCTGGCTGCACGGTCATGGGCGGATTGCCCACCTATTGGCGAACGCTCAACAATGATACTCAGACCAATGCCGCGTGGTCGCCCGTGTTTCGCTCCTTCGACATCATCAGCCCATGGTCCGTCGGACGTTATGGCGACAACTCGGGCGCGGACAATTTTCGCCTGAACCAAATTGTGCCCGATCTGGCCGCTGCCACCAGTGCTGGCCGCGAATACATGCCCGTGATTTTCCCCGGCTTCTCCTGGACCAATTTAAACAGTGGCCCTTTCAACCAGATTCCGCGCAACGGCGGCACGTTCTACTGGCGGCAGGCTTACAACGCCGTTCGCTCCGGCTGCACGATGATCTACGGTGCGATGTTTGACGAAGTGGACGAAGGCACCGCCATGTTCAAAATCGCACCAACTCCCGCCCAGTTGCCTGCTCAGGGCACCTTCGTGCCGTTGAACATTGACGGAACCAATCTCCCCAGCGATTGGTATCTCAAGCTGGCCAACGAAGCCGGCAAAATGTTGCGCGGCGAAACCCCAATCCAAAGCACCATGCCGATCAGCCCGCAGTAA
- a CDS encoding serine hydrolase domain-containing protein, with protein sequence MFRPTPRPFHLQHLICLILLLASSALAASLDDAIKDTRTQIRERIAPKVPGLSIAIGRDGKILWSEGFGYADLETKKPVTPQTLFRIGSISKPLTAAGLMLLVEHGQLDLDTDIHQYVHDFPDKGQCITTRQLAGHLAGISRGSQGKELFINQHFATVRDGVKLFEDDPLLSKPGEKFSYSSHGWSLISWIMESAAKKDFLTYMEKAVFTPLEMTNTMPDYANRDIPQRTQFYDTNSDGGFKLSPTIDNSYKWAAGGFLSTPEDLVRFGSMHLHPGFFKAQTLDTMFTSQKTTDGKPTGYGIGWYLMKDKQGHPIFMHTGGSIGGTSVLLLFPDTHLVLALTANCTSTPFDKTNLATLATLTATFATVPVP encoded by the coding sequence ATGTTCCGCCCCACTCCGCGCCCGTTCCACCTGCAACACCTGATCTGTCTAATCCTGCTCCTCGCTTCCTCCGCGCTCGCCGCATCCCTCGACGACGCCATCAAGGACACCCGCACCCAAATCCGCGAAAGAATCGCTCCCAAAGTCCCCGGCCTCTCCATCGCGATCGGTCGCGACGGCAAAATCCTCTGGTCCGAAGGCTTTGGCTATGCCGACCTTGAAACCAAAAAGCCGGTCACACCCCAAACCCTCTTTCGCATTGGCAGCATCTCCAAACCGCTCACCGCTGCCGGACTCATGCTCCTCGTCGAACACGGCCAGCTCGACCTTGACACCGACATCCATCAATATGTCCACGACTTTCCCGACAAAGGCCAATGCATCACCACCCGTCAGCTGGCCGGACACCTCGCCGGCATCTCCCGCGGCAGTCAGGGAAAAGAGCTCTTCATCAACCAACACTTCGCCACCGTCCGCGACGGCGTCAAACTCTTCGAGGACGATCCCCTCCTCTCCAAACCCGGCGAAAAATTTTCCTACTCCAGCCACGGCTGGAGTCTAATCAGTTGGATCATGGAATCCGCCGCTAAAAAGGATTTCCTTACCTACATGGAAAAGGCCGTTTTCACTCCCCTCGAAATGACAAACACCATGCCCGACTACGCCAACCGCGACATCCCCCAACGCACTCAATTCTACGACACCAACAGCGACGGCGGCTTCAAACTCTCGCCCACTATCGACAACAGTTACAAATGGGCTGCCGGTGGATTCCTTTCCACCCCCGAAGACCTCGTCCGCTTCGGCTCCATGCACCTCCACCCCGGATTCTTCAAAGCCCAAACACTCGACACCATGTTCACCTCTCAAAAAACCACCGATGGCAAACCGACCGGCTACGGCATCGGCTGGTATCTTATGAAAGACAAACAAGGCCATCCCATCTTCATGCACACTGGCGGCTCCATTGGCGGCACCTCCGTGTTGCTACTATTTCCCGACACCCACCTCGTCCTCGCCCTCACCGCCAACTGCACCTCCACCCCCTTCGACAAAACCAACCTCGCCACTCTCGCCACCCTCACCGCAACCTTCGCCACTGTTCCCGTGCCATGA
- a CDS encoding LamG-like jellyroll fold domain-containing protein — MNSKNNFTLPPNGLKSIGGRMFLSAVAAMSLAGAALGSPIGMNFVRGPGGDVAGVANATANSLAPTDTAGAPGFTQANWNNLGFVGTNINVLDSSGVPSGVVVSWVSANMWSQSGGGNPGTQGGPDANLMNGYLDSNAGANTTMQANMFNTAANNNRNWPLVYFTGLSAWMAAQGVTAYDLVIYADGDDSGNARTGEYWTIDASGSPTALTYGGDQVSHVFICDRANFTTTGAYAQVPLFVQSGGGAQFGNFPGNYAVFTSLTNDTFMLRDEEFNTRSVINAIQIIPRATAGPATIAPLPDAPTLAHGTVQLRGVVAGRLPFSYQWKKNGVNLANVGNISGANTATLTISNVTAADVAGYTLVVTNPGGVATSSVSALTIVNPTAGSYAEKIATNNPYAYWRFNEANDPSTNYAPAYDIAGGFTGIYGNAALNGYNGVTGPQPTDFPGFENGNTALQSASTAMRTWVTAPALNLNTNAVTMCGWIYPTAAQGGATALLFCRNGNDVAGLGYGNNNNLGYTWNSNSAATYNFASGLVPLTNAWSFVALTVSPTNAVLYLYNTNGQLSVTNAINHTNQAFSGLTYIGCDPSSAATPQGRSFTGMIDEMAVFNRTLPQTEIYNLYKKGLGLAAIAPVIPIQPQSLALFEGRTAKFNVTASGDAPLSFHWRKNGVNLSNGGNISGATTPSLTISNITIANDSASYDLVVGNIAGSLNSSVVTLTVVASNSAPTAYEAKLRTANPISYWRLNEANGSPYSYDYWGGIIATNENVTLGVSGPLPPDYKGFEAGNTAAQYDGLSAATDSSAVGLLNNRSQFSVVGWFNTAGPIGLRVGLFGQNDVVEFGFHGQDPDSPTGQGILGMWTPGGAAFLSQTNVIPGVWYLIAGVGSGTNVSVILLSTNGGGGFQVVQASTSGTTTNYGSSADSFRIGGGGILDTPGVNGNFFTGIIDEVAVFDRALSVGELSDLFGAAFTGGDLPPGISSQTGSLTLYAGRTATFSVNAVGTSLQYHWRKNGVPLADSGNLSGSLTGTLTITNVSAANIASYDVVITNSVGSITSSVVTLGVITPAAGGYEAAVIAANPLAYYRLNETNDPSSGTVVGHDYWGGHNGVYGVGALNGFNGILGPVPPIFTFETNNTGIAVSANTVSSHVTAPFGSLSTNTVTMTMWIQPTGTFDVFAGLLVNRNSGIGGGFGYTGGQLGYTWNNDSGATWGFRSGLVPPLNQWSFVALVVEPTQATLYMINPDGVQSATNVLAHTSDVFGNNWRIGTDDLNNDNSGARDFTGLIDEVAVFNYAMTPAQIKGLYSAGGPPSVTLNIQSSGANVVLTWAQGTLLQATSVAGPWTTNNATSPYTTSPAGAQKFYRVIVK, encoded by the coding sequence ATGAACTCTAAAAACAACTTTACCCTTCCGCCCAATGGTCTGAAATCCATTGGCGGCAGGATGTTCCTCAGCGCCGTCGCTGCCATGTCGCTTGCGGGTGCGGCTTTAGGATCTCCAATCGGAATGAATTTCGTGCGTGGTCCCGGTGGTGATGTCGCCGGCGTTGCCAACGCTACTGCGAACTCATTGGCTCCGACCGACACGGCCGGGGCGCCTGGTTTCACTCAGGCTAATTGGAACAACCTCGGCTTCGTGGGAACGAACATCAATGTCCTGGACAGTTCGGGAGTGCCGAGTGGAGTGGTTGTCAGTTGGGTCTCCGCCAATATGTGGAGCCAGTCCGGTGGGGGAAACCCGGGCACCCAGGGAGGGCCCGATGCCAACCTGATGAATGGCTACCTGGATTCCAACGCCGGGGCCAACACCACCATGCAGGCCAACATGTTCAACACCGCTGCCAACAACAACCGCAACTGGCCATTGGTCTACTTTACCGGTTTGAGCGCCTGGATGGCGGCGCAGGGTGTGACGGCTTACGATCTGGTTATTTATGCCGACGGTGACGACTCCGGGAATGCACGCACAGGGGAATATTGGACCATCGATGCCAGTGGTTCGCCCACGGCCTTGACCTACGGAGGCGACCAGGTAAGCCATGTGTTTATCTGCGACCGGGCCAACTTCACCACCACTGGTGCGTACGCCCAGGTTCCGCTGTTTGTTCAGAGCGGCGGGGGCGCTCAATTTGGAAATTTCCCGGGGAACTATGCCGTTTTCACGAGTCTAACGAATGACACTTTCATGTTGCGGGACGAAGAGTTCAACACCCGTAGCGTCATCAATGCCATTCAAATCATTCCCCGCGCCACGGCTGGGCCTGCGACCATTGCTCCGCTGCCCGACGCGCCGACCCTCGCCCATGGAACGGTGCAGCTTCGCGGGGTGGTAGCCGGTCGCCTGCCGTTTAGTTATCAATGGAAGAAGAATGGCGTCAATCTCGCCAACGTCGGCAACATTTCCGGCGCCAACACTGCAACCCTGACCATTTCCAATGTTACGGCCGCCGATGTTGCCGGTTACACGCTGGTGGTCACCAACCCCGGTGGCGTCGCCACGAGCAGTGTGTCAGCGTTGACAATTGTGAATCCGACCGCGGGCAGTTACGCCGAAAAGATTGCCACCAACAATCCCTACGCCTATTGGAGGTTCAATGAGGCCAATGATCCCTCCACAAATTACGCTCCGGCCTATGACATTGCGGGCGGTTTCACTGGCATTTACGGGAATGCTGCTTTGAATGGATACAACGGAGTCACCGGTCCGCAACCGACGGATTTTCCCGGATTTGAAAATGGAAACACGGCTCTGCAGTCCGCCAGCACGGCGATGCGCACGTGGGTCACAGCTCCAGCGCTGAATCTCAATACGAATGCAGTGACGATGTGCGGATGGATTTATCCGACAGCCGCTCAGGGAGGTGCAACGGCGCTGCTGTTCTGCCGGAACGGCAACGACGTCGCCGGTCTCGGCTATGGCAATAACAACAACTTGGGATATACCTGGAACAGCAACAGCGCAGCCACCTATAACTTTGCGTCCGGCCTGGTGCCCTTGACGAACGCCTGGTCATTTGTGGCGCTGACGGTCAGTCCGACGAATGCCGTCCTCTACCTTTACAACACCAATGGTCAACTCTCGGTAACCAATGCCATCAACCATACCAATCAAGCGTTCAGCGGCCTCACCTACATTGGATGTGATCCCAGTTCTGCCGCCACGCCGCAAGGCCGTTCTTTTACCGGTATGATTGATGAAATGGCGGTCTTCAACCGCACGCTGCCGCAGACTGAAATCTATAATCTCTACAAAAAGGGACTGGGCCTCGCGGCCATTGCGCCGGTGATCCCAATTCAACCGCAGTCGTTGGCGCTATTTGAGGGGCGAACTGCCAAGTTCAATGTCACTGCTTCGGGTGATGCACCGCTCTCTTTTCACTGGCGGAAGAACGGCGTGAACTTGTCCAACGGTGGCAATATTTCCGGCGCGACCACGCCGTCCCTGACCATCAGCAATATCACCATCGCCAACGATAGCGCGAGTTACGACCTTGTGGTGGGTAACATCGCTGGTTCACTCAACAGCAGCGTGGTCACCTTGACGGTCGTGGCTTCCAACAGCGCACCCACCGCTTATGAAGCCAAACTGCGGACCGCGAACCCCATCTCCTATTGGCGCTTAAATGAAGCCAATGGCAGCCCTTACTCCTACGATTATTGGGGCGGCATCATCGCCACCAACGAAAATGTCACCCTCGGCGTATCCGGGCCGCTGCCGCCTGATTATAAAGGTTTCGAAGCTGGCAACACCGCAGCACAGTATGACGGCTTAAGCGCGGCCACCGACAGCAGTGCCGTCGGCCTGCTGAACAACCGCTCCCAATTCTCGGTCGTTGGGTGGTTCAACACCGCGGGACCCATTGGACTGCGCGTTGGTCTGTTTGGGCAGAATGATGTGGTCGAATTCGGTTTTCATGGTCAAGACCCAGACAGTCCGACAGGCCAGGGCATTCTTGGCATGTGGACACCGGGCGGAGCGGCCTTCCTGTCCCAGACCAATGTGATACCGGGTGTATGGTATCTGATCGCTGGTGTGGGGAGTGGCACGAACGTCAGCGTCATTCTGCTCTCCACGAATGGTGGCGGCGGATTCCAGGTGGTGCAAGCCTCCACCAGTGGCACTACCACGAATTATGGCAGTTCGGCTGATTCATTCCGTATCGGTGGTGGCGGCATCCTGGATACTCCCGGTGTCAACGGCAATTTCTTCACTGGCATCATTGACGAAGTGGCGGTGTTTGACCGTGCCCTGTCAGTAGGTGAACTCTCCGACCTGTTCGGCGCTGCGTTTACTGGTGGTGATCTGCCGCCTGGGATCTCCTCGCAGACTGGATCGCTAACCTTGTATGCCGGCCGGACCGCCACATTCAGCGTGAATGCGGTTGGTACTTCGCTCCAATATCATTGGCGCAAAAACGGAGTGCCGTTGGCTGACAGCGGCAATCTCTCCGGCTCTTTGACCGGGACCCTGACCATAACAAATGTGTCGGCTGCGAACATTGCCTCGTACGATGTGGTGATCACAAACAGTGTCGGCAGCATCACCAGCAGCGTGGTCACATTGGGAGTCATTACTCCGGCAGCAGGTGGTTACGAAGCAGCCGTGATTGCTGCCAATCCGCTCGCTTACTATCGGTTGAACGAAACCAACGATCCATCTTCAGGCACCGTGGTCGGCCACGATTATTGGGGCGGGCACAACGGAGTATACGGAGTTGGCGCACTGAATGGTTTCAATGGCATCCTGGGTCCGGTGCCGCCGATCTTCACCTTTGAGACCAATAACACTGGCATAGCTGTCTCTGCGAATACCGTCAGTTCGCACGTGACGGCTCCATTTGGAAGTCTAAGCACGAATACCGTAACGATGACCATGTGGATTCAGCCGACGGGAACCTTCGATGTCTTTGCAGGGCTCCTGGTAAACCGCAATAGCGGCATAGGCGGCGGGTTTGGGTATACCGGCGGTCAACTTGGTTATACCTGGAACAACGACAGCGGGGCCACCTGGGGTTTCAGATCTGGATTGGTGCCGCCATTGAACCAGTGGTCCTTTGTGGCCCTGGTTGTTGAACCGACGCAGGCCACGTTGTACATGATCAATCCGGATGGTGTGCAATCTGCCACCAATGTATTGGCACATACCAGTGACGTGTTTGGTAATAATTGGCGGATAGGGACTGATGACCTGAATAATGACAACAGCGGCGCCCGTGATTTCACTGGCCTGATCGATGAAGTGGCGGTATTCAACTACGCCATGACGCCGGCACAAATCAAAGGTCTTTATAGCGCTGGTGGTCCGCCTTCGGTGACCTTGAACATCCAGTCCTCCGGGGCAAACGTGGTCCTGACCTGGGCACAAGGGACGCTCCTGCAGGCCACCAGTGTGGCCGGACCATGGACGACCAATAACGCCACCTCTCCTTACACGACCTCGCCCGCCGGAGCGCAAAAGTTTTACCGGGTGATCGTGAAGTAG